One Homalodisca vitripennis isolate AUS2020 unplaced genomic scaffold, UT_GWSS_2.1 ScUCBcl_1906;HRSCAF=6110, whole genome shotgun sequence DNA segment encodes these proteins:
- the LOC124371733 gene encoding piggyBac transposable element-derived protein 4-like has translation MRQIYYPDRELTIDEEMVLWRGRLVFRQYVKGKRHKYGIKIYSLNEPEGLMLRFHVYTGSHDSCSGKGHTVKVVMKLMRDFLGKGHSLFMDNFYNSFVLSSKLLRHSTYTTGTLRIDRLHTPPAVKAKALGKGETIANYAQSVMIGKWRDKRTVTYISTQYDNEMVQTTNRRNQKRTLPKPIMYYNSYMKGTDRLDQMVSYYPCERKTLRWHKKIFVHFLQVVVVNSFYLYNMYNSDRLTLYDFRVRVLEDLLPPKEAPLLITPTRNSMHRLSKSMKRKGNGKSVTRRCRVCYQEGKRKETVYYCAVCPDEPALCELGCFDKYHEGK, from the coding sequence ATGCGACAGATCTATTATCCCGACCGTGAACTGACAATCGACGAAGAGATGGTACTGTGGCGTGGCAGACTGGTCTTCCGCCAGTACGTAAAGGGCAAGCGCCACAAATATGGGATCAAAATTTATTCCCTGAATGAACCCGAGGGACTCATGCTGCGCTTCCATGTTTACACGGGGAGTCATGACTCTTGTagtggcaaaggtcataccgtCAAAGTCGTCATGAAGCTGATGAGGGACTTCCTGGGGAAAGGCCATTCCCTGTTcatggataatttttataatagttttgtcttATCATCCAAACTTTTACGTCATTCAACCTACACTACCGGCACCCTACGCATCGACAGACTCCATACACCTCCAGCGGTGAAGGCAAAGGCATTAGGCAAAGGTGAAACGATAGCAAACTATGCCCAAAGTGTCATGATTGGAAAATGGAGGGATAAGCGGACGGTGACCTACATCTCCACACAATATGACAACGAGATGGTCCAAACCACCAACCGGAGAAACCAAAAACGAACGCTGCCAAAACCAATCATGTACTACAACTCTTACATGAAGGGGACTGACCGCTTGGACCAAATGGTATCGTATTACCCCTGTGAGCGCAAGACCCTGCGATGGCACAAGAAAATTTTTGTGCACTTTCTCCAGGTTGTTGTTGTAAATTCTTTTTATCTGTACAACATGTACAACTCAGATAGGCTGACCCTGTATGACTTCCGAGTTCGTGTACTTGAAGACCTGCTCCCTCCAAAGGAAGCCCCACTGCTCATCACACCGACTCGCAACAGCATGCATCGTCTCTCCAAATCAATGAAGCGCAAAGGAAACGGCAAGTCAGTTACCCGGAGGTGCCGCGTTTGCTACCAAGAAGGCAAGCGTAAGGAAACAGTATACTATTGTGCAGTGTGCCCTGACGAACCAGCTCTGTGTGAACTCGGTTGCTTTGATAAGTATCACGAGggcaaataa